The DNA sequence GCGGGCAGCTTGTCGAGGAACTGCTTCGCCGGGGTCAGGCCTACCCGCTCGAGCGCATCGACCACCCGGGCGCGTGCCTCGTCCTTGTTCGAGACCAGCCCGTGGATCCGCAGCGGGTGTCCGATGGCTGTACGCAGATCCATCGCCGGGTTGAGCGCGGCATGCGGGTCTTGGAACACCATCTGCAGCCGGCGCCGCAGCAAACGAAGGTGGCGCTGGGGTAATTTCGCGAGATCCTGCTCGCCGTACATGATCTGCCCGGACGTTGGACGCACAAGCCCGAGCAAGGCGCGTCCGAGCGTCGTCTTGCCGCTACCGGACTCGCCCACCAGACCGAGCACTTCGCCTCGGCGCAGGGTGATGTTGACGCCGTCGACCGCCTTGACAGTCTCGCCGCCACCACCGATCAGGCGAGCAAGCGCACTGGCCCGCAGGTCGAAATGGACCTTGAGGTCACGCATCTCCATCAGGGCGTCGCCGCCCGTCTGAGCCGTATCGGTGCGCACTTCAGGCTTCGTCGGCAACGGTGATCTCCTCCCGGACCAGGGGTTCGTGCCCGTTTTCCGGCACGAGCTCGTCGGGCCCGTGCAACCAGCACTCGACCGTCTGCGGACCGACGGTCATGCGCTCCGGGAACTTCTCGGCACACACCCGCATCGCTTGCGGGCAGCGGGGATGGAACCGGCAGCCCGACGGTGGGTCGATCAGGTCGGGCGGCGCCCCCGGGATGTAGTGAAGCCCGGTGGTGGACAGCGAGATCGTGGAACGCAGCAGCTCTTGCGTATAGGGATGCTGCGGCCGAGCGAACACGTCCGTGACGGGTCCCTGTTCCACGATGCGCCCGGCGTACATCACCGCCACCCGATCACACGCCTCGGCCACGATGCCCAAATTGTGGGTGATGAACAGCAGCGAGGTGTCGAAATTGCGGCGCAGGTCGGCGAGGATGCCGATGATCTGGGCCTCGACCAGCACGTCCAGCGCCGTGGTGGGCTCGTCGGCCACCACGAACGACGGCCGCAACACCAGGGCCATAGCGATCATGATCCGCTGGCGCATCCCCCCGGAGAACTCGTGCGGGTAGGCCCGATACCGGGTGGGCGGGATACCCATGGCCCGGAGCACCTCGATGCTGCGCCGCTTGATCTCGTCCTTCGGCAGGTCCGGCTCATGCGACCGCAGTGTCTCCTCGAAGTGGTCGCTGATCCGCAAGAGGGGGTTCAGCCTGGTCAGCGGCTCCTGGAAGATCAGACCGAGTTCTGGGCCGCGGAGGCGCTGAATCTCGCGTTGACTCGCCTCGACCAGGTTGCGGCCGCCATAGTTGACCTCGCCGTCCAGCTGGGCGCCTCTGGGGAGCAGCCCCAGCACACCGCGGCCGAGCGTCGACTTGCCGCAGCCGGATTCGCCGACGAGTCCCAGGACCTCACCTGGACGCAGGTCGAAGGTCACCCCGTCGACTGCCCGGGCCGGGCCATGCTCGGTGCCGTACCAGACCCGCATCTCCCGCACGGAAATGACCGGTTCGCTCACTTCACACCGCCCTTTCCGATGGTGGAACCGCCGGTGCCGCGTTGGCTGGACTGCGGACCGACGCTCGGCATGGTGATGGACACGAGGCGGCGGACCCGGATCGCCGGGTTCATCGACTCGTTGAGCCCTTCACCCATCAGTGTCAGACCCATCACCAGCATCACGATCGCGAGTCCTGGATACAGCCCGGTCCACCAGATCCCGGTTCCCGCATCCGAGACCGCCCGCTGCAGGTCGTAGCCCCATTCGGACGCCTCTGTCGGCTGAATGCCGTAGCCGAGGAAGCCGAGGCCCGCCAGGGTCAAGATCGCGTCCGCGGCGTTCAAGGTCGCGATCACCGGCACGCTCTGCACGACGTTGGCCAGCAGGTACCGGAACATGATCGTGATCGGCCTAGCGCCCATCGCGCGCGCGGCCTCGACATACGTCTGCTCCTTGGCGCTGATGGTCGCCGCCCGTACCACGCGGAAGTACTGCGGGACATAGACCGCCGTGATCGCCAGCGCGGCCGTCGCGGTCCCGCCGCCGACGTATTCGGAAAGCAGGAAGGCCACCACAATCGCCAGCAGCAGCGCCGGCAGCGCGTACAGCGAATCCATGATCATGACGAGCACCCGGTCCACCCAGCGCCCGACGAAGCCGGCGATCAGCCCGAGGAGCACGCCGATGAACAACGAGAACGTCAGCGCCAGGAGCACGACGGTCACAGCGGTGCGGGCACCCCAGATCACCCTGCTGTATACGTCGAAACCCTGCGTGCTGGTGCCGAACAGATGGTCGCCACCGGGCTCGGCGTGGTTCATGAACCGCTGACCAGTGGCATCCGCGACCTGTGAAAAGCCGTACGGGGTGATCCACGGCGCGAAGATCGCCATAACCAGCATCAGCGCTACCAACACTGTGCCGCTGACCAGCATGAACCTGCCGACACCGTGAGAGTTCCGGTAAGGCCGGGCGACACCGCGAAGGATGCGGCGCCGCCTGCTACCCCCACCGGTGTGTGCCGACGTGTCATCCGGCGGCGGAACGGCTTCGGTCGCCATCAGTACCTCACCCTCGGGTCGATGATCGCGTTGATGATGTCGATCAGCAACGACGCGGTCACCACGACCAGCGCGAACAGGGTGATGATGCCCTGCACCGCGGCATAGTCGCGGCTTTCCAGGTACCGCACCAGCTGGCTGCCGATGCCGTTCCAGTTGAAGGTCTGCTCAGTGAGGATCGCACCACCCATCAGCAACGCCACCTGCAGTCCGAGAATCGTCACGAACGGCACCATCGCGTTGCGGAACGCATGCTGGATGACTACCCGGGACTCCGGAACACCTCGTGACCTGGCCGCTTCGACGTAGTCGCTGCGCAACGTCTGGATGAGATTGATCCGGATGATCCGCATGAAGATTCCGGACAGCAGCAACCCGAGCGTCATGGCGGGCAGGATCAGGTGTTGCACACCGTTCCAGAACGCACTGGTGTCACCGGCCAGCAAGGCGTCGAGCAGGAAGATGTTCGTCTCCGACGGAACTCTGGCCAGCACGACGGGACTGGCCTGTGAGCTGGATGGCAACCAGCCGAGCGTTCTGGCGAAGATCAGCTGGAACAGCAAACCGAGGAAGAACACCGGAGCGGCGTAGGTCAGGATCCCGAAGACCCGCAACGAAGCGTCCAACCCGGTGTCACGGAAGCGGCCCGCCAGCAGCCCGAGCGGGACGCCGATCACCAGCGCCGCCAGAAAGGCGGCGCTGGTCAATGTGAGCGTCGCCCCGCCGTTGACGGTGAAGATCTGCGTGACAGGACGGTTGTCGATGATCGTGTGCCCGAGATCGAACCGGAGGATACCGGAGATGTATTCCCAGTACTGCACGAAGATCGACCGGTCGTAACCCGCGGCAGCACGCAACTCGGCCAGCTGCTCGGGGGTGCGCTGACCGCCCAGAGCGACGCTCACCGGGTCGCCCGGGGCCACTCGCATCAGAACAAATACGATCGTGAGGATCACGAGAACCTGCGGAACGAACAGCAGGATTCGTGTCAGCAGGTATGTGCGCAGCGACCCCGCGGCACGAGTCGACAACCGAGCACCAGCCTTTCTATCGGCGACAGGTCATGACCGAGGGCCCCGGGCGAGGCTCGAAGCCCACCTCGGAGCCCTCGGTCATTTCGCGTCGGTGGCGGTTACTCCGCCACGCCGCTGACGACGTCGTAGTAGAAGATGAACGACGGGTCGAGGGTGTCTTCGACGCCCGTAACACCTTCACGGATCGCAGCAACCTGGTCACGCTGCCACAACTGGATGACAGGCGCGTCCTCGGCCACGATCTCCGTAGCCCGCTCCACCGCGGCGATCCGGGCATCCTGATCGGTGTCGGTGAGGATGGTGTCGATGAGCTCGTCCATCTCGTCGTTGCCGTAGCCGTTGTTCAGGAAGTTGATGTCCGAATCCGAGTGGTAGAAGCCCACGATGTAGTTGGACGGGTCCGGGTGATCCGGGAACCAGCCGAGGTCGAAGGCGTCCATGCTTCCATCACCGAAGGTGGTGGAGTACTGCGCCCACGACAGCTGCTCGAGGTTGACGTCGAACAGGCCGGTCTCCTCAAGCTGGCGCTGAATCTCGCCGTACATGTCGCCGATCTCTTCGCCGTAGCGGTCCGGCATCCACCACAGGTCGAACGAGACCGGGGTCTCGACGCCGGCGTCCTCGAGAAGCTGTGCCGCGGCGTCCGCATCCGGCTCGCCGTAGAGATTCTGGTAGCTCGGCACATGACCGGCCACGCCGTCCGGCACCGGGCCGTACAGCGGGGTGACAGTGCCGCGGTACACGGCCTCGGCGATGGTCTCGCGGTCGAGAACCTGGGCGATCGCCTGCCGGACCGCGGGCTCGTCGAACGGCTCCCGACCGGTTTGCAGCACCATGTAGTTGATCTCGGTGCCTTCACCGGTCACCACTTCGACGCCGCGCTCGGCACCGCGCTCTTCGAGGTCGGCGATGTCGGTCACCGCGAGGCTGCGGTAGGCGACCATGACCTCGCCTTCCTCGATGGCCTGCTTCAGTGCGGACTCCTGCTGGTAGAACTGCACGATCACACCGCTGTTGTTGACCTGCCGGTCGCCGGCGTAGTTCTCGTTGACCCCCAGCTGGATCTGCTGCGTGGCGTCGAAGGCCTCGACGGAGTACGGACCGGATCCAAACGCTTGGTCATTGGGCTGGAGTTCGTCAGCGGGGTAACTCATCGGCACGATCGCCGACGCGCCCGTGGTCAGGATGTACGGGAACACCGCGTCAGCCGATGTCAGGTTGAAGGCGACGCTGTATTCGTCGCGTTCTTCGACCTCGTCGATGCCGGTCAGCAGCGCCCAGCCGTTGGACTCGTGCTGGATCTCCAGCTGCCGCTCGATCGAGTGCACGACGTTCTCGGCCTTGAGCTCGGTGCCGTCGGCGAACATCTGGCCTTGCTTGAGATCGCAGACAAAGGTGGTGTCGTCTTCCCAGTCGCAGGACTCAGCGGCGTCGGGCTCGGGGTCGGTTCCGCCGAGCGGCACCGCGAGCAGTCGCTGGTAGGTGTTGTAGACGATGTTCCACGACGGTTTGTCATAGGAACCGGCCGGGTCGATATTGGTGACGCTGTCGGTAGTGCCGATGACCACCTGAACACTGGCGTCGCCTTCGCCGGCGGTGCCGTTGCCGTCATCTCCGTTGCCGTTGCCGTTGCCGTTGTCGTCGCCGCCGCAGGCCGCCAGCACCAGGGCCGCAGAAGCACCGAGTGCGAGCGTAAGCGAGACGCGTTTCCTTGGATGACCCGCACCGATTTCGGCGGGTGTAGATGCTCTGAACCTTCGTCCGCGCATCGGGTTCACCTCGATGTCCTTGAATATGAGCCGGGGCTGGGTTCGCCACCGTGGCGGTCTGCGGCCGTCCGTGGCTGCGAGCGCTCGCCGGGTCTCCCGGCGGCCCTCCCCACGCAGAGTAGCCCTTTACCGAACGGGAACTGAACGGTCACTGATCCCACTCCCGTAACGATCCGATCACATGGTCACGGGGGTTTCGACACGTGACGGAGCGGCCGGGTGCCGCCTCCAACGTCTGTCGCGAAAGGGGCCCGAACCGTGTGCCCTGGGGCGGCAATGTGCCATATTGCGCGTGTGCCTGCCACCGTGGACGTCGCCGTCATCGGAGCAGGCGTGGTGGGTGCGGCTTGCGCCTGGCACGCCACCCGCGCGGGTCTGCGCGTCAGTGTTGTCGACCGAGGCCCAGTGGCCGGCGGCACCACCGGCGCCGGCGAGGGCAACATTCTCGTCTCCGACAAGCCGGCCGGGCCAGAGCTCGAACTCGCTCAGCTATCGAGGCGGCTCTGGGCCGAGATGGCCGCAGCCGTGCGAGGCTTCGAATATCACGCCAAGGGCGGACTGGTGGTGGCCGCTTCGGAACCAACGCGGACCGGCTTGGAAGAGACCGCCGTGGGCCAGCGTGCGGCGGGAGTAGAGGCGGTGGCCGTGGCTGCCGACGAACTGCCCGGCTATGAGCCATATCTGGCGCGCGATCTCGCCGGGGGGATCTATTACCCGCAGGACGCCCAGGTGCAAC is a window from the Phytoactinopolyspora mesophila genome containing:
- a CDS encoding ABC transporter ATP-binding protein, producing the protein MSEPVISVREMRVWYGTEHGPARAVDGVTFDLRPGEVLGLVGESGCGKSTLGRGVLGLLPRGAQLDGEVNYGGRNLVEASQREIQRLRGPELGLIFQEPLTRLNPLLRISDHFEETLRSHEPDLPKDEIKRRSIEVLRAMGIPPTRYRAYPHEFSGGMRQRIMIAMALVLRPSFVVADEPTTALDVLVEAQIIGILADLRRNFDTSLLFITHNLGIVAEACDRVAVMYAGRIVEQGPVTDVFARPQHPYTQELLRSTISLSTTGLHYIPGAPPDLIDPPSGCRFHPRCPQAMRVCAEKFPERMTVGPQTVECWLHGPDELVPENGHEPLVREEITVADEA
- a CDS encoding ABC transporter permease, with amino-acid sequence MATEAVPPPDDTSAHTGGGSRRRRILRGVARPYRNSHGVGRFMLVSGTVLVALMLVMAIFAPWITPYGFSQVADATGQRFMNHAEPGGDHLFGTSTQGFDVYSRVIWGARTAVTVVLLALTFSLFIGVLLGLIAGFVGRWVDRVLVMIMDSLYALPALLLAIVVAFLLSEYVGGGTATAALAITAVYVPQYFRVVRAATISAKEQTYVEAARAMGARPITIMFRYLLANVVQSVPVIATLNAADAILTLAGLGFLGYGIQPTEASEWGYDLQRAVSDAGTGIWWTGLYPGLAIVMLVMGLTLMGEGLNESMNPAIRVRRLVSITMPSVGPQSSQRGTGGSTIGKGGVK
- a CDS encoding ABC transporter permease, with amino-acid sequence MSTRAAGSLRTYLLTRILLFVPQVLVILTIVFVLMRVAPGDPVSVALGGQRTPEQLAELRAAAGYDRSIFVQYWEYISGILRFDLGHTIIDNRPVTQIFTVNGGATLTLTSAAFLAALVIGVPLGLLAGRFRDTGLDASLRVFGILTYAAPVFFLGLLFQLIFARTLGWLPSSSQASPVVLARVPSETNIFLLDALLAGDTSAFWNGVQHLILPAMTLGLLLSGIFMRIIRINLIQTLRSDYVEAARSRGVPESRVVIQHAFRNAMVPFVTILGLQVALLMGGAILTEQTFNWNGIGSQLVRYLESRDYAAVQGIITLFALVVVTASLLIDIINAIIDPRVRY
- a CDS encoding ABC transporter substrate-binding protein, which gives rise to MRGRRFRASTPAEIGAGHPRKRVSLTLALGASAALVLAACGGDDNGNGNGNGDDGNGTAGEGDASVQVVIGTTDSVTNIDPAGSYDKPSWNIVYNTYQRLLAVPLGGTDPEPDAAESCDWEDDTTFVCDLKQGQMFADGTELKAENVVHSIERQLEIQHESNGWALLTGIDEVEERDEYSVAFNLTSADAVFPYILTTGASAIVPMSYPADELQPNDQAFGSGPYSVEAFDATQQIQLGVNENYAGDRQVNNSGVIVQFYQQESALKQAIEEGEVMVAYRSLAVTDIADLEERGAERGVEVVTGEGTEINYMVLQTGREPFDEPAVRQAIAQVLDRETIAEAVYRGTVTPLYGPVPDGVAGHVPSYQNLYGEPDADAAAQLLEDAGVETPVSFDLWWMPDRYGEEIGDMYGEIQRQLEETGLFDVNLEQLSWAQYSTTFGDGSMDAFDLGWFPDHPDPSNYIVGFYHSDSDINFLNNGYGNDEMDELIDTILTDTDQDARIAAVERATEIVAEDAPVIQLWQRDQVAAIREGVTGVEDTLDPSFIFYYDVVSGVAE